The Huiozyma naganishii CBS 8797 chromosome 9, complete genome nucleotide sequence GGAACGTAAGATAACCATTTCacaatttgttcaacacCAGCTAAGTCATCTGAAGCAGTCAAATGGGAAACACCGTTGTTGTACATGATTTGGGTACCACCAAGTTGCAAATTGGATGTGTAAACTTCACGACCAAGCACTTTGTTGATGGCAGGAGCACCTGTTAAAATAATCGGTTGGCCCTCAATTTGAATCGCTCTTTGGCCCAGTCTAACCAGGTACGCACCAATACCAACAGAACGGCAGGTAACCAAAGTAATCGTAAAGATATCTTGGTAGGCCCTCGACGTCGCACCAGCAATCAAACCGGAACCTCTCAGGGATTCGACACCTAGACCGTCATCAGCACCAATAATCGTCTTGATAACGTATCTCTCCTCACCACCTTCGACGATACGCTCCGTAATCACAGATCTCTCCTTgccgtacttcttcaaagcgtcCAATCCATCAGCAGTCAAATATAAGTATTGGAACCCCTTAGCTGGATTTGACTCATCATTCCAAGCAACTTGGAACAGAGGAACCAGTTCCTCGGCAATACCGATTCTAGCACCAGAATTCGCAGCCAAGTAGATTCTTGGAATACCACGCTTCGTACAGTACTCAGTaactttgttgaaaaagttgTCCTCTGAGGGACCAAACGAACCAATCTTGAAGGTAATATCGTTGGCCACAATCACAAATTGACGGCCACGAGGGTACTCTGGAGTCTTCATGGTCACCTTGAAAGCAACCATACCAATGGAGTTGGCACCAGCCTCTCTTTCCACTTCGGTCAACTCACCGTTCTCATCCTCGATCAACTCGTTTGCAACAAATATGTCGTCTCTGTTCTGGGCTTTAAGTTTTGAAGCCTTACCAGCAATACTGTTGTCCCAGCATGTAACCAAAGCTTGATGGAACAGTTCTGGGAAGTCGTAAACGTAAGTTGTCCCCATCAAGTGTGCCTTGTAACGCTTTGGTTGCAACCATTCCTTGACTGGGTATGGTGTGGCAATAGGTCTCAAATGCATGGATCCAGGTTTGCCTAGGGATTTGAATACCCATTCACCGTTAGCGTTCTTGACCTCGGTGTACAATTCAGATTTCACGACGTAACCAGAAACATTGTTGATCAGGGCACGAAGTGGTACAGCAGCGCCAGTCTGTGGGTCTTGGATAATGATCCTGATCTCAGCTGCGGAGATCCGCAACCTCAACAGTCTCTTACCGAATCTCTCCAAGAACCCACCGAAGGCAGCTTCCACATCTTCTGGGGAGATCTTGAATACGGCTGAaaagttgatgaaaatATGATTCAAGTCAGAGTTCGACGTGTCGATAATCTCAAGGTTGTCTAGAACATCACTCATTAGTCTGTTCGCTTCAGATGTTAAGTACTCTGGGATAGAAATATCGTCCCGGATACGACCAGTTCTGATTATACCTCTGGTGAAAAACCTCTTGTCTAGTGGAGAAGTCCTACTTACTGCCTCGTACACGTGAATGTTCCTATTCTCGGTGAAAATAGGTTTGATATGGAAATTGGACATTCTTCCCAGTTCTAGCTCAAATGCACAAGCTGGTTCAATGTGACGAATACTTTCATTCTCGTTGTAAGATGGACCGTTGTACGTGTAGTATTGTGGATACGACCCGTCCTCGAACCCGAACATGAATGTGATACGACGGATACTGGATTTAATCATTTCTTGCTTATTCAAGTCCAGAATCTCTCTCAAcctcttcaagatatccTTTTCTGACTCAAAGCCTTCGGTAGAGGCAACATAAACATTTGCAACGTTACTCAAAGTGGAAGAGTTCCCCGATCTGTCTGGTAGAGGACCGTTGGAGGTCACATATTCAGGGATGGCCTCCAGACTTTGAGCCAAGTTGGTGTCGACATCATCCAAATGTTCCGCAGCCAGTAGAATACCGGTTCTTAAAGGAGTGTGCTCTGTgtcaacaacaaaggaTAAATCAGAAACAGACATTGCTCTGTTCATCCCCAATTTTGTCTTGATTTGTGGGATAGAAGAGAACGCGGCGGATGGCAATTGGAATTTCCATTCAATTAGAGGGTTAGAAACGCCTGTACCATCGTAAGAATCGTGACATTTCACTTCACCAACAGTGTACGCTCTGTAAGCACGACGAACATAAACTTGAGCAGCCGCAGCCGCGACAACTGGGTCAGGGTGTGTTAAGAACTGGATCAGGACATCAAAAACAACGTAGTTTGAGTCAatcaaatccttcaaaatttccatATCTGGTTCAGAACGTTTTGGCTTGCTGTCACCGTAAGAGGTCTTGACGACAGATGACTTCAAGATATGCTCCACCTGTTCTGATCTCTCCTTAACAGATGGTAGGGCACCTTGAATCAAGATTTCTCTCGCCTGCAGGGCAACCTTAGCCGCCGCCTTGGATTCCAACTCAACGATGTGCTGCAATGGAACAGAGAAGATATTGGCGACTTTGGATGAAAGCTTGCATAACGGTTGGTAGTGTTTCAGAATAGCCAAAATCAGGTTGTTTTTAGCAGAGACCTTCGAATGGGATAAGACGATCAACACCACTTTATTCAAGTTGTCAATGTATTCGTCACGCAACTTTAAGATCACATTTTCTTCACGGATGTTATGTTCATTGAATAGTTTTTCCACAGCATTATACTCCTCCAAAAAGTTGACAAACACTGAGTGTTCATGAGCTTCCAAACCGTTGGTGTATCTTAAGGTGATATCAATTAGCGGTTCAACAACGCCAGCCAACATTGGATCGGAATCCTTCTCCTTAGTGGAagtttccaaaatcttTGCCAATTGTCTGGCTGGGAAGACGGCACCACGCTTAGCGGAACGGTTCACAAGTTGCTCCAATTGCTCATCCAAATCAGGGGGTAATCTTGAGTGTAGCGCGGAGATTTGCATTCTCCATTCCGAGTATGGCAACTTTGGATCACGCAGCACCTCGATCAGTTGTTGCAAAGAAGCATTCATTATAACTTGGTTGTCATAACcgttcaaaatattctccAATGTGGTGACTAGCGACTTGAACTTGTACGCTGGCTTGGTACCTTCCACCATTGGTGCACCCAATTCGGGGAGCATACCCTCGAATGGCAAGGCGTGCTTGACCTTCGATGGATCGTCCAAGGTTAAGATGGCAATAATGTCACCAGCGACAATTGTAGAGCCTGGTTGTTTCAACAGCTGCACGATACCGCTTTCTTGCGACACCAGGGGCATTTGCATCTTCATCACCTCAATCTCCGCATATGGTTGGCCAGAGGCGATGTGGTCGCCGTTCTCAACTAGAAACTTAACCAACTTACCTGGTGATGGAGTACGTAGCTGCGTAGGGTCGTTCTCGACCTCCAAGAGCGTAGTCATGTGGTCGATGGACAGCCTCGTGGCCTGCGCCTCCTCCTTCCAGTAGATTGTGTGCGACTTCCCACCTACGGCTATCAACAGTCCACCATCGGACAGTTGGCGAGCACGAACCTCACATTTCGAACCGTTGATGAAAAGTGTGTATCTATCATCCGCTGACTTGGCTACGGTGAACTTAAATCTTTTCCCCTCGTGGATAAACTCGACGGGGAACATGGTCTGCAGTAGCATCTTGGATGGGACCTGACCCCTTTGCAAAGAGGTAATGTACTCCTTGCGGGCGTTGCTGGAGGCGATGAACGCCTTTGTAGCAGCACCACAGATAACGGCCAAAGTTGGGTCTGGTTGTTCCGCGGTCATCTTGTGAGTGATTAGATCGTCTAACCAGCCCGTTGTGATCGTGTTATCCTCGAAGTCCTCTGTCTCTAACAATTTGATCAAGTATTCCACGGTGGTTCTGAAGTCACCTCTAATGGAcaattccttcaaagcCACAACCATATGTTTCCTGGAGGCTTGTCTATTCTCACCAAATGCAAAGATGTGACCAAACTGGGAGTCCGAGAAAGAGTGAATACCACCGTTGTTACCCACTGAGAAGTAACCCCAAACGTTTGAAGATGAACGGAAGTTCAGTTCGTGTAGGGACCCACCTGACGGTTTGAACCCCTCGTTTGGATCTTCTGAGGTGATACGACACGCGGTGCAGTGTCCCTTGGGGATAGGTTTCCTTTGCGAGGACAGGGACTCCTCGTTCTTGAACTCGAAGTCGATGTCGGAGGCGGTGTGCGGGTTCATCCCGTAGAAGACTCTGATGTCGCTGATTCTGTGCATGGGGATACCCATTGCGATTTGCAATTGGGCACTCGGTAGGTTTACACCTGTTACCATTTCCGTAGTTGGATGCTCCACTTGTAATCTTGGATTCAGTTCCAAGAAATAGAACTTGTTGTCATCGTGCGAGTACAAGTACTCGACGGTCCCCGCGGAGACGTACCCGACCAGTTTACCGAGTCTAACCGCTGCCTTCTCCATTTGAGAGAAAGTCTCTTGGCTGGCAATCGTGACTGGTGCCTCCTCGATGATCTTCTGGTGACGTCTCTGTACGGAACAGTCACGACCGAAAAGCGAGATGTTGGTACCGTACTGGTCTGCCAACAATTGGACCTCCAAATGACGCGCCTTACCTGCCAATTTCATAACGAAGATGGGGGAACCCGGGATCTCGTTGGCCGCCTGGTGGTACAGGGGCACGAAATCCTCCTCGCGTTCCACCTGTCTGATACCTttcccaccaccaccttcCGATGCCTTGATCATTACTGGGAACCCGATTTTTTTGGCCTTTGCCAGCCCATCTTCTGGCGAGACGCAGCAGCCCTGCTGGTagacgtcgtcgtcgacgGAGACGAGTTTAGTCTCCGTATCCACGTGCACTTTGTCCACACCCGTACCGGACCAGGGAATACAAGGTACTTTCGCGTGCTGCGCGACGATCGTGGACGAGATTTTGTCCCCGAGCGACCTCATCGCGCTCCCCGGTGGGCCAATGAATATTACTTTCCTCTTCGAGGCAGCCAGTTTCTCTGGCAGGTGCGGGTTCTCAGAGGCATGCCCCCACCCGGCCCAGACCGCGTCGACGTCTGTCCTCTCCGCGATATCGACGATAAGGTCGACGTTGGcgtagttgttgttgtttgtccCGCCTGGCACTTCGACGTACTGGTCTGCCATGCGGATATACTCTGCGTTTGCCTCGAGGTCCTCTGGAGTGGCCATCGCTACGAACTGGACCAACCTATCGTCACCGAACGTCTCGTATGCCCATTTCCTGACCGATCTGATCTCTTTGACCGCCGCGATACCGTTATTAGCAATTaagatcttggagatgACCGTGTGTCCACCGTGACTCTTGACGAACGTGGCGAGCGGGGAGTCCTCCGCCTTATCCACCGTGTTCAGACCGACGAAGTGCGCTGGCAGAGACTTGTGCTTCTGCGAGTAGTCTGTGATCTCATACTGTTGTTTCTGCGTGGACTCCTCTTCGAAAAGATTATCCTCGCTCATTGTGGTGGGTCCCTTTTTGTCGATTCTACTGATATCTTTGTATTTTGTGAACTCGTTATAGTGTAAGTTTTGAGTGTGTATCAGTTGTCTACTGTGGAATGCAACGACTTTTCGATGTAAATTCAGGAGACGTTTCGAGACTGATGTGAAATTGCGTATaaatgaaattttgaaaagagttGTATCCTTTCCGTGAGAAAACTGGTGGTCACTCTAAGTATTTTCAACGCTTCAAATGTTAGTATTCGAGAGGaatagagagagaaagtTTTTAAGTGTCAACACCGCCACGAAGAATCAAAAGAGGCACTCTGTATATGTTTTTCTACCAATCACCTCTACTCAATTGTTCATATATCCAGTGATACCACCCTCTTCTACTCTTTGATCACCGTTGAGTGGGGGGGGCAATGAGAGAGGAGGAACCTTCCCCTCGTCAAAGAAACAACGCATCGTAGCACAAGAGAGAGCGTGTGAAGTAAACCCTCACCAAGAGGGCGACTCCCAAAACGGgcaaaaaaacaatttttgttgaaaagaacCGGGTCCAAATTTCACATGGCCGCGCACGCCCAAAAaggcggcggcggcgggCGGGTAACACATCCTGCTCTCTGAGCATCGGGTTGCCATACATACTGTGTGGTGCTGGGCTCGCTGGTGTCTTGTGCTGTTGGACCCAGAGAGAACCCAATTGAGCTGGCTTGccagtatatatatatatatatatatatatatagagagagagagagagagagagaagcGCACGAGTATTGTTGAGCATGGCTTGCCGCTGACGTCAAAGCTGTTCTTCTGCGCTCTCCGCGGCCCGGTCTCGGCGTTGCTCTTTCGGTCCCTTTGCGGTTTTTGTTGAACGTCGTGTGCCGTGATGGGATGCGGGCGGGTTCCCTTGCATCCGATACGCCCAGCTGCGCGTGGGGTGTGGGCGGGGCCCgtttgtgtgtgtatcTGTGTTATTACGGTTTAGAGCTGCTCTGTATATAGCAAGTTATCAACATGGGATTTCAGTCGGGGCTTCTCTTGAGAGGGTGCTGTCTCTTCTGCAAGTTCTGGAGGATCATGGGTAGCCCCCTGGGCAGCGATACGTCGTTGTCCAGTTTCATGGTGGAATCGCCAGCGGTTCTGTTCAGTGGGGAGTAATTCTCCAGTTCTTGCACTAGATCGTCCAATTCCACTTGTGGGTATTGCAAGTCGTCCTCgtactcgtcgtcgtgtttcttgttcccaTTGTACAGCACCGAGTTTGGTGTGCCTGGCTTGAACACGAGCGTGCGTTTCTTGAATACACCGTCGGTCGCCAATTCCTGCAAGTAGTCACGGATATCCTCCGGGGGGACGCCATCGTCCAAAAGTAACGCTACCATCCCGCACACTATCGGCGATGCCATCGAGGTGCCGGAGTATTTCACAAACGAGGGCCAGTCTCGGTTTACTAATGAGGCAACGTTGACGCCAGGTGCAAATATGTCCACACAGGGCCCCCAGTTGCTGAATTTTGCAATCGTGTCGAACCGGTCGTCAAATGCACCAACGGTGATTGCACCAGTGGCAGACGATGGGCTCGTCCAGCACGCGTTCATGTTGAAATTGCCAGCGgcaacaactacaacgatccccttcttctccaCCTCGTTAATCGCttggttcaaaatgttACTCTTCACAGACCCGAGACTCATGTTTAATACACACTGCGAGTCCTCGTGTTCCTGACAATCCTGCACGGCGAACTCAAGCGCCGAAAGAATGGAAACAAGCGTCCCAGCACCCAGTGCATCCAGACACTTCACATCCACAAGTTGTACATGTTTCGCAACACCGAAGGTCTTGGACCCAACAAGCCCAGCAACGTGTGTCCCATGACCGTTCAGATCCCCCTCGCCTTCTCCCGTACAGTCGGTCCCAAACTCAAC carries:
- the KNAG0I02460 gene encoding uncharacterized protein (similar to Saccharomyces cerevisiae HFA1 (YMR207C) and ACC1 (YNR016C); ancestral locus Anc_6.311) is translated as MSEDNLFEEESTQKQQYEITDYSQKHKSLPAHFVGLNTVDKAEDSPLATFVKSHGGHTVISKILIANNGIAAVKEIRSVRKWAYETFGDDRLVQFVAMATPEDLEANAEYIRMADQYVEVPGGTNNNNYANVDLIVDIAERTDVDAVWAGWGHASENPHLPEKLAASKRKVIFIGPPGSAMRSLGDKISSTIVAQHAKVPCIPWSGTGVDKVHVDTETKLVSVDDDVYQQGCCVSPEDGLAKAKKIGFPVMIKASEGGGGKGIRQVEREEDFVPLYHQAANEIPGSPIFVMKLAGKARHLEVQLLADQYGTNISLFGRDCSVQRRHQKIIEEAPVTIASQETFSQMEKAAVRLGKLVGYVSAGTVEYLYSHDDNKFYFLELNPRLQVEHPTTEMVTGVNLPSAQLQIAMGIPMHRISDIRVFYGMNPHTASDIDFEFKNEESLSSQRKPIPKGHCTACRITSEDPNEGFKPSGGSLHELNFRSSSNVWGYFSVGNNGGIHSFSDSQFGHIFAFGENRQASRKHMVVALKELSIRGDFRTTVEYLIKLLETEDFEDNTITTGWLDDLITHKMTAEQPDPTLAVICGAATKAFIASSNARKEYITSLQRGQVPSKMLLQTMFPVEFIHEGKRFKFTVAKSADDRYTLFINGSKCEVRARQLSDGGLLIAVGGKSHTIYWKEEAQATRLSIDHMTTLLEVENDPTQLRTPSPGKLVKFLVENGDHIASGQPYAEIEVMKMQMPLVSQESGIVQLLKQPGSTIVAGDIIAILTLDDPSKVKHALPFEGMLPELGAPMVEGTKPAYKFKSLVTTLENILNGYDNQVIMNASLQQLIEVLRDPKLPYSEWRMQISALHSRLPPDLDEQLEQLVNRSAKRGAVFPARQLAKILETSTKEKDSDPMLAGVVEPLIDITLRYTNGLEAHEHSVFVNFLEEYNAVEKLFNEHNIREENVILKLRDEYIDNLNKVVLIVLSHSKVSAKNNLILAILKHYQPLCKLSSKVANIFSVPLQHIVELESKAAAKVALQAREILIQGALPSVKERSEQVEHILKSSVVKTSYGDSKPKRSEPDMEILKDLIDSNYVVFDVLIQFLTHPDPVVAAAAAQVYVRRAYRAYTVGEVKCHDSYDGTGVSNPLIEWKFQLPSAAFSSIPQIKTKLGMNRAMSVSDLSFVVDTEHTPLRTGILLAAEHLDDVDTNLAQSLEAIPEYVTSNGPLPDRSGNSSTLSNVANVYVASTEGFESEKDILKRLREILDLNKQEMIKSSIRRITFMFGFEDGSYPQYYTYNGPSYNENESIRHIEPACAFELELGRMSNFHIKPIFTENRNIHVYEAVSRTSPLDKRFFTRGIIRTGRIRDDISIPEYLTSEANRLMSDVLDNLEIIDTSNSDLNHIFINFSAVFKISPEDVEAAFGGFLERFGKRLLRLRISAAEIRIIIQDPQTGAAVPLRALINNVSGYVVKSELYTEVKNANGEWVFKSLGKPGSMHLRPIATPYPVKEWLQPKRYKAHLMGTTYVYDFPELFHQALVTCWDNSIAGKASKLKAQNRDDIFVANELIEDENGELTEVEREAGANSIGMVAFKVTMKTPEYPRGRQFVIVANDITFKIGSFGPSEDNFFNKVTEYCTKRGIPRIYLAANSGARIGIAEELVPLFQVAWNDESNPAKGFQYLYLTADGLDALKKYGKERSVITERIVEGGEERYVIKTIIGADDGLGVESLRGSGLIAGATSRAYQDIFTITLVTCRSVGIGAYLVRLGQRAIQIEGQPIILTGAPAINKVLGREVYTSNLQLGGTQIMYNNGVSHLTASDDLAGVEQIVKWLSYVPAKRNMPVPILENEDTWDRQIDFVPTKSELYDVRWMLEGRETADGFEYGLFDKGSFFETLSGWAKGVVVGRARLGGIPLGVIAVETRTVENLIPADPANPDSRESLIQEAGQVWYPNSAFKTAQAIKDFNHGEQLPMVILANWRGFSGGQRDMYNEVLKYGSFIVDALVEYKQPIIIYIPPTGELRGGSWVVVDPTINPDHMEMFADVESRAGVLEPEGMVGIKYRREKLLGTMARLDPVCKELRAQLADKSLSSAEHQEISKKLGAREKQLFPIYNQISIQFADLHDRSSRMLRKGVISKELQWVESRRFIFWRLRRRLNEEYLIRRLDAALPESSRLEKFARLRSWYPSSVNVDDDTVIAKWIEENYETLDHKFKSLKLESFAQSLAKSIRNDHDNAITGLSEVLKMLSKDDKEKILSKLK
- the RRT12 gene encoding Rrt12p (similar to Saccharomyces cerevisiae YCR045C; ancestral locus Anc_6.313); this translates as MKLAILLNLFLSSLGGAAAEEFLVTLNDDSRSERFMNSVLSKDLKWFMGGKINKRFQIGELKGLTMNLSHDVLDKIKRHPFVKEVVPNIMVKAFEGDAVEDESWLPKMKRQRGAPRHLARISRRMQLPYDMNNKTRYRDSFNYYYDRWAQGATTRAYILDTGVMRDHKEFEDRVEFGTDCTGEGEGDLNGHGTHVAGLVGSKTFGVAKHVQLVDVKCLDALGAGTLVSILSALEFAVQDCQEHEDSQCVLNMSLGSVKSNILNQAINEVEKKGIVVVVAAGNFNMNACWTSPSSATGAITVGAFDDRFDTIAKFSNWGPCVDIFAPGVNVASLVNRDWPSFVKYSGTSMASPIVCGMVALLLDDGVPPEDIRDYLQELATDGVFKKRTLVFKPGTPNSVLYNGNKKHDDEYEDDLQYPQVELDDLVQELENYSPLNRTAGDSTMKLDNDVSLPRGLPMILQNLQKRQHPLKRSPD